Proteins found in one Subtercola endophyticus genomic segment:
- a CDS encoding ATP-binding cassette domain-containing protein, with protein MSEPVLLASDVTIEYPAHSVSPAYTAVRGVSLRIEPGEIVGLVGSSGSGKSTFARVAAGQATSGNRESTPRVVGGSLSVLGYDLRKGVHGRKLNRLTFGVGYLAQDSSSALTSNMTIAESVAEPLFARDRRYNEKDASLRVATLLDALLLANGTALKLPHELSSGQRQRVAIARSLILDPVFLVVDEPTAGVDVSVRGPVIDVISKLQRERGATALIVSHDLEVLRKSVDRIVVLHEGVVVGLGTIDEVLGDPRHPYVAGLAKAREKRA; from the coding sequence ATGAGTGAGCCCGTACTGCTGGCGTCTGACGTCACCATCGAGTACCCCGCGCACAGCGTGAGCCCCGCCTACACGGCGGTGCGCGGTGTGAGCTTGCGCATCGAGCCGGGCGAGATCGTCGGTCTGGTCGGTTCGAGCGGTTCGGGCAAGTCCACATTCGCTCGCGTGGCGGCAGGCCAGGCGACGAGCGGAAACCGCGAATCGACCCCGCGCGTCGTCGGCGGTTCGCTCAGCGTTCTCGGTTACGACTTGCGAAAAGGCGTGCACGGTCGCAAACTCAACCGGCTGACGTTCGGCGTGGGGTACCTGGCCCAAGATTCGTCGAGTGCGCTCACATCGAATATGACGATCGCCGAATCGGTCGCCGAGCCGCTCTTCGCCCGAGACCGGCGGTACAACGAAAAAGACGCCAGTCTCCGTGTCGCGACCCTGCTCGACGCCCTGCTGCTGGCGAACGGTACGGCGCTGAAACTGCCGCACGAGCTCTCGAGCGGGCAGCGTCAACGGGTCGCGATTGCGCGGTCGCTCATCCTCGACCCGGTCTTTCTGGTGGTCGACGAGCCGACAGCCGGGGTCGACGTATCGGTGCGCGGCCCCGTCATCGACGTGATCTCGAAGCTGCAGCGCGAGCGCGGGGCCACGGCCCTCATCGTGAGCCACGACCTCGAGGTCCTGCGCAAGTCGGTCGACCGCATCGTGGTGCTGCACGAGGGCGTCGTCGTGGGGCTGGGCACGATCGACGAGGTGCTGGGCGATCCACGGCATCCGTATGTCGCCGGATTGGCCAAAGCGCGCGAAAAGCGGGCCTGA
- the def gene encoding peptide deformylase: MAVLPIRISGDPVLHAPAAPVTQFDSDLRTLVADMVETMHLAPGVGLAAPQVGVPLRLFVYEFTDGDGVKHEGTAINPVLLISPPPVVEAEESDSEGCLSFPGERFPLVRSSTALLRAVDIDNVPYEIETDGWLARIFQHEYDHLDGYLYIDRLEYPYAKAAAKIARKRSWGAPGQSWMPGVDTFDGGA, encoded by the coding sequence ATGGCCGTTCTTCCGATCCGCATCTCGGGCGACCCGGTGCTGCACGCACCCGCGGCCCCGGTGACCCAGTTCGATTCCGACCTGCGCACGCTCGTCGCCGACATGGTGGAGACGATGCACCTCGCCCCGGGCGTCGGCCTCGCCGCTCCCCAAGTCGGCGTTCCGCTGCGGCTGTTCGTGTACGAATTCACTGACGGCGACGGAGTCAAGCACGAGGGCACCGCGATCAACCCGGTGTTGCTGATCAGCCCGCCGCCGGTAGTCGAGGCCGAGGAATCCGACTCCGAGGGCTGCCTGTCGTTTCCCGGTGAACGGTTTCCTCTGGTGCGCTCGAGCACGGCGCTGCTTCGGGCGGTCGACATCGACAACGTTCCCTACGAGATCGAGACGGACGGCTGGCTGGCGCGCATCTTTCAGCACGAGTACGACCACCTCGACGGGTATTTGTACATCGACCGGCTCGAATACCCCTACGCCAAGGCGGCGGCGAAGATCGCCCGCAAGCGCAGCTGGGGTGCCCCTGGGCAGAGCTGGATGCCCGGCGTCGACACCTTCGACGGCGGCGCGTAG
- a CDS encoding DMT family transporter, translating into MSLDLALASAQLSLNPAQFLGIPVALLGAVFLSFGAQLQHSGVKKVEARSTRKVTGGLDLGQFGALFSRPSWVFGTLMLGGAIVLQLVALSLSPLIVVQPLGAVALVITAILNSRVSHSKLNRASVISVIMCVGGVGAFVLIAAFSAVDTPVSDQQLETVASIMAIVLVVFVVAFVLFRKRMKAVAYIVGAGVLYGFVATLAKVVISRIQQGDFEWLTFICLLGMIVGSAAGAYLIQTAYTLGPPDLVIAGLTVIDPIVAVGIGIVVLNEASQAPTIALVGFALTGILAILGVFGLARYHPQSEH; encoded by the coding sequence GTGTCCCTCGACCTCGCTCTGGCCTCAGCACAGCTGAGCCTGAACCCCGCGCAGTTCCTGGGCATTCCTGTTGCTCTGCTCGGCGCCGTGTTCTTGTCGTTCGGCGCGCAACTGCAGCACAGCGGCGTCAAGAAGGTCGAAGCGCGAAGTACCCGCAAGGTGACCGGCGGGCTGGATCTCGGTCAGTTCGGTGCGCTGTTCAGCCGCCCCTCGTGGGTTTTCGGCACCCTGATGCTCGGCGGCGCGATCGTGCTGCAGCTGGTCGCTCTGAGTCTGTCGCCGCTCATCGTGGTGCAGCCCCTCGGTGCAGTGGCGCTGGTCATCACGGCGATTCTCAATTCACGGGTCTCGCACTCCAAGCTGAACCGGGCATCCGTGATCTCGGTCATCATGTGCGTCGGCGGGGTTGGTGCTTTTGTCTTGATCGCCGCTTTCAGCGCCGTCGACACCCCGGTGAGCGACCAGCAACTCGAAACGGTCGCCAGCATCATGGCGATTGTTCTCGTGGTGTTCGTCGTGGCGTTCGTGCTGTTCCGCAAGCGCATGAAAGCGGTCGCCTACATCGTGGGTGCCGGTGTGCTCTACGGCTTCGTCGCCACCCTCGCCAAGGTGGTCATCAGCCGCATCCAGCAGGGCGATTTCGAGTGGCTCACCTTCATCTGCCTGCTCGGGATGATCGTGGGCTCCGCCGCGGGCGCGTACCTCATTCAGACGGCCTACACACTGGGCCCGCCCGACCTCGTGATCGCCGGTCTCACCGTGATCGACCCGATCGTCGCGGTCGGAATCGGCATCGTCGTGCTCAACGAAGCGTCGCAGGCCCCAACCATCGCACTTGTCGGCTTTGCCTTGACGGGAATCTTGGCAATACTGGGTGTGTTCGGTCTGGCCCGATATCATCCTCAGAGCGAACACTAG